Part of the Imperialibacter roseus genome, TCCATTGGGCTGCCAAAGGCAAGATTGTCTTCATGTCGTACAAAGACGGCTGGCCTCACATGTATTCAATGCCTGAAAATGGTGGCGAACCCATGTTGCTGACGCCTGGTAACTTCATGGCAGAGCATGTGAATCTAAGCAGTGATCGTACAACATTGTTGTTTAGCGGGAATACAGGCCCCGATCCACTCGATCTCGACCGGCGTCATGCAGTTCAGGTGTCGGTGGACAAGGCCGATATGAAGGTACTTACCCCTGGGACGGGCCTTGAGTGGACACCCGTAATGACCGGCGACGGCAAAAGCATAGCAATGATCAACGCAACAGCGCAACGGCCGCCGCTTCCGGTTGTGCTCCCGGCTAACGGAGGCAAAGTGAAGCTGCTCGCCGAAGATCGCATTCCTTCTGATTTCCCATCCAAAAACCTGGTAACTCCCACGCAGGCCATATTTACATCTGAGGACGGATTTACCATCCACGGTCAGCTGTTTACACCGACCAATAGGTCAGCGAAAGGGCCTGCCATCATCTATGTACACGGTGGGCCGCCAAGGCAAATGTTGCTGGGTTGGCATTACTCCGACTATTACACGAATGCCTACGCCACAAACCAGTACCTGGCTAGTTTGGGGTTCACAGTGCTTGCTGTCAATTACAGACTGGGGATAGGTTATGGCTACGAATTTCACAACCCGGCAGATGCAGGTACCTGGGGAGCGAGTGAGTACAAAGACATTAAGGCAGCGGGGCTTTGGCTTGGCAAGCAGCCAGGTGTGGATGCATCTAAGATTGGCATTTACGGTGGGTCATACGGTGGCTATTTGACGGCCATGGCACTGGGACGAAACTCTGATATTTTTGCCGCTGGCGTCGATATTCACGGTGTGCATGAGAGAACGACCGGTAGGATCGGAGATATCCTGTATCCAGATCAATATGAAAAAGCGCCGGATGCTGAGAAAGCGGCTCGAGTAGCCTGGGAGTCTTCTCCAGCGTCAACAGTTGGCGGCTGGACGTCTCCAGTGCTGATTATACATGGTGATGATGACAGAAATGTCCGTTTTAGCCAAAGCACTGATTTGGTGCAACGACTGCTTGAAAAAGGAGTGGAGATGGAAACCATCGTCATCGTCGACGACACCCATCATTGGATGAAGCATGGGAACTCCTTAAAAGCGGGAAAAGCGACGGCTGACTTCTTTGTGAGGAAGTTAATGAAGTAAGATAGTCTACTATAATAGTTAATATTTTTATTGCTAAGGGTATGTATTTAGTTTCCGGTTTATGAAGTAAAGATTTTTAAAATATTTACTTTTAACCAGTGAAACTTTTGAACCGACAGCTTCTTTTTGTGTCTTTTATATGCCTTATGTACATTCACAAGGCATCAGCGCAACAGGTATTGTCTGTTAGAGACAAATTAGGATATTCAAATTCCTACGGTAGCGGGAGCCACGTTGCAAACACCTTTTCCAACAAAGATACCCTGGGAGTAACACTGTATGCGAAAGGATCATCGAATGCCTTAACAGAACCAGAGGCAAAGCGTGGTGAATTTATTGTTAAATTCAAACAAGGCATACCCTCTGCTTCGCAAAGCAAGCAAAGTGGATTTAATGCCAAGCCTTTCAAGGATCCGGCTCTGTTCGATAAGTTACGTTCAGACCTGAATTTGCTGCACTCGGCCCGAACAAAAGGGAGTAAAAATACATCGACTGTTTCTTCGCTTGAAAAGGAGTATTCAAAAGCTTTCTTTGGGGCCCATATAAGAGTTAGTGAAGAGTTGGTTGAAGAAATACAAAAACTGGACTATGTCGAATCCGTCCACCCAAACGGTGTTGTAAAGGCTTTTCTGGATACTAGTGTACCTTTAGTTCGTGCCCCGGAGGTGTGGGACACTTATGATACACGGGGGGAGGGAATTGTTGTTGGTATAATTGATACAGGTATTGATTACAATCACCCCGCTCTGGGTGGTGGCTTTGGTCCTGATTTTAAAGTAGTTGGTGGGTATGATTTTGTGAACGATGATAATGACCCCTTCGATGACAATGAACATGGGACACACGTAGCTGGTATTGTTGCAGCCAATGGAGGTGGGCTTGTGGGCGTTGCGCCTGAGGCTAAGCTAGTGGCACTTAAAGTATTAAACCAATATGGATTTGGGTACGATGACGACATCCTTGATGCCATAGAATGGGCAGTTGATCCCAATGGTGACGGCGATTATAGCGACCGGCTGGATGTTGTGAATATGAGCCTTGGCGGGCCAGGTGACTACCAGTCGCCAACAGCGATTGCTGTCAATGCTGCTGTGGAAATGGGAATTGTTTTTTGCGTAGCCGCTGGTAATTCTGGTGGTTTTAAGACAATCGGCAGCCCAGGCACAGCGGAAAGAGCCATCACAGTTGGAGCCAGCGACGACAACGACATGTTAGCCTACTTTAGCAGCAAGGGCCCAAATGCAGGGAATTATGCAATCAAGCCCGATTTGTTGGCTCCAGGCGTAAATATAACGTCGAGTGTTCCTGGAGGAGGTACTGCGAATTTTAATGGAACATCCATGGCTACCCCTCACGTTGCGGGAGTAGCTGCCCTTTTAAGAGACATTCATCCCGACTGGACTGTAGATCAGGTAAAGGCAGCACTCACAACAACCGCCAAAGACCTCGGGTTGGAAGTAATGCAACAGGGTTCTGGCAGGTTAGATGCAGTGAAAGCTGCAGGTGTCAGCTGTACTGCATATCCAACCCAATTGAGTTATGGACTAAATGCAACCGATCAAGCCAATTGGGGTGGATCAAGGACGGTGACTGTTACGAATAATAGTGATTCTGACCAATCGTATTCCATAACAGTGACAGGAACGCAAGCAGGGGTAACACTGACTCCAACTGAGACAGCTTTTACGCTAAGTTCCGGCCAGTCAACCACCGTAGGCTTTTCTCTTGCCGTTGACAATAATGTATTTGAACAGGAGCCCAAGGCCTCACAATCCACCGGAGGTAGGGTGACAATTGCAGGCGAAGAAGATATGCTTGTAATACCCTGGGCTTTCGTTAGCGGGACTATTGTCAGAATAGCTTTTGAGGATAATCAATTGAACAGGGATTACAATAAGCTAATCCAATTATTCAACGACGATTTTTCTTATGGGGCCAACGATGCTTCATTTTCGGAAGATGGGTTAACTGCAACCTTTCTTGTGCCCAACGCTACTTACAATGCATTTTTCCTGTTTGAAGATTGGAGCAAGATTGCGCTGAAAGAAAATATTGTCGTTGATGGAAGTACCACTATTTCGATAACCTCGGCCGATGTAGAAAACAAAATAACCTTTGCTGCTTCAGATGAGAATGGTGAAAGTTTAGCAGGCAGGTATCAGGGAACCTTAACCTTACTGATCCAGTCAAAAAGCAGCAGGTTTGGAAATATTGTTTCCTACGGCACTGCGCTTCGTGAATTAAATTTTTCCGATTTTTCCTCCGAGTACTTCGCTATAACAAACTACACATTTGATGTTCGGAATGAGGCTGGCAACAAGTTGTATAACATAGAGTTGGGTGCTTTTGATGGACTCTCTGAAAGTGTAGACATTCAGCGAACCCCGCAAGATCTTTACCACTTTGGTCTTGATTTTGATTTACCGGGCCCATCTGCTGTTCATGATATTACCTTCTTTGTTAATGCGCATTGGTTTGACGACTATGGTGGGGGCGGAAATACCGTTGGTTTTGGTTGGAATTGGGGCAGTAGTTTAAATTTGCCTGTAGACATATGGCATGCAGACGCATATATTACTGAGTCCTCAGTTATTAACAACTGGGGCTTAGGGCTTGATGCACATGTTTCTAAGAATGTCAACGATTCATATCATTCGTTGCGAACTAAACTACTCAGGGTCTTTGATGATAAGATTGTTAGCTTCGATGGCAAATGGCCACTGAGCGACACGCCGGGAATGAATGTGGGGCAAACAATCAATTTTGGCGGTGGAGTTCTGCACCCAGGGACCTACCTTAATAATTACGATATCCGTTCAAGTGCTTTTTTGGGATCATTCGGAGAGGAAACCTATTTCCTGTATGATCAGATGAATGTGAAAGTTTCGGCGAACGACTTGGTTCTTTTCAATGGAACAGGAAGAGACTTTTTCTCAGACTGGGGTTTTTATCAGGCCGGACAGTATCAATTTGATTTCACTGTTCCACATGAACAAATGCCTGGCCAGGAGGGCATCATCAAATACACAACCAATTCCATTGTTCAAAATGAAGGCGGCAGTGTTATGTCCCCTTTTATGCCGGGGTTTTATTTTCAAGATAAATCGGGCGAGCTTACTATCCAATTTGAAAAGGTATTGGATGGTAAGGTAAGGTTTTCAGTAAGGCCTGGGTTGTCGTCGCTTGTTAGCAGCCAGCTTTACCTACAGAAAAGTGGTTCGGATGGCTATGAGATCGTTCCGGTGGAATTTATCACTACGGAAAACCTCGATGGAAGAAAAGTGTTCGAAGGGAGTGTTTTCAACAAGCCATCTGCCGATACATACTATGATATAAAACTAGTGGCCAAGGGTGCTTCCGGCGACTCCATGCAATATGTAATGACCTCTGCGCTGTTCGTAAAAGCGAACAAAATTCCGGAAGTTGTTAACCAGCAGCCAGTCACCATAT contains:
- a CDS encoding S8 family serine peptidase produces the protein MYIHKASAQQVLSVRDKLGYSNSYGSGSHVANTFSNKDTLGVTLYAKGSSNALTEPEAKRGEFIVKFKQGIPSASQSKQSGFNAKPFKDPALFDKLRSDLNLLHSARTKGSKNTSTVSSLEKEYSKAFFGAHIRVSEELVEEIQKLDYVESVHPNGVVKAFLDTSVPLVRAPEVWDTYDTRGEGIVVGIIDTGIDYNHPALGGGFGPDFKVVGGYDFVNDDNDPFDDNEHGTHVAGIVAANGGGLVGVAPEAKLVALKVLNQYGFGYDDDILDAIEWAVDPNGDGDYSDRLDVVNMSLGGPGDYQSPTAIAVNAAVEMGIVFCVAAGNSGGFKTIGSPGTAERAITVGASDDNDMLAYFSSKGPNAGNYAIKPDLLAPGVNITSSVPGGGTANFNGTSMATPHVAGVAALLRDIHPDWTVDQVKAALTTTAKDLGLEVMQQGSGRLDAVKAAGVSCTAYPTQLSYGLNATDQANWGGSRTVTVTNNSDSDQSYSITVTGTQAGVTLTPTETAFTLSSGQSTTVGFSLAVDNNVFEQEPKASQSTGGRVTIAGEEDMLVIPWAFVSGTIVRIAFEDNQLNRDYNKLIQLFNDDFSYGANDASFSEDGLTATFLVPNATYNAFFLFEDWSKIALKENIVVDGSTTISITSADVENKITFAASDENGESLAGRYQGTLTLLIQSKSSRFGNIVSYGTALRELNFSDFSSEYFAITNYTFDVRNEAGNKLYNIELGAFDGLSESVDIQRTPQDLYHFGLDFDLPGPSAVHDITFFVNAHWFDDYGGGGNTVGFGWNWGSSLNLPVDIWHADAYITESSVINNWGLGLDAHVSKNVNDSYHSLRTKLLRVFDDKIVSFDGKWPLSDTPGMNVGQTINFGGGVLHPGTYLNNYDIRSSAFLGSFGEETYFLYDQMNVKVSANDLVLFNGTGRDFFSDWGFYQAGQYQFDFTVPHEQMPGQEGIIKYTTNSIVQNEGGSVMSPFMPGFYFQDKSGELTIQFEKVLDGKVRFSVRPGLSSLVSSQLYLQKSGSDGYEIVPVEFITTENLDGRKVFEGSVFNKPSADTYYDIKLVAKGASGDSMQYVMTSALFVKANKIPEVVNQQPVTIFRGASHEISLDDLIILDDDSNASEMSLIVENGDNYAVDGKKILAPIDFVGTIEVPITVNDGYDSSEPFLLNIKVANQPPVITGQVAVEIDKNSSYTLSLSDITATDADDIYPTKHTLLVLPGEHYVVEGMTVFPDETYGGKLQVNIVVDDGFSNSAVYKFEIQVTNEPPLITGQKVTSIWKSASREVGVDDLIVEDSDNHYPDGFVVKVLAVSSGQLEGNVVTPPNDFKGILTASVVVNDGADDSNIFELKIEVMNVAPSIVGQQPKQVTKNNNFSVSIDDLQIIDENDGPDFAYQLSIGQGEDFSSTEDGMIRPVTGFVGTIVIPLTVSDGVDNSPVFEFAVDIVNHKPIITGQVATTLGKNTPIGIDLGLLTVTDADDPLDSLTLKLVEGNGYQIVEGKIQPSANFVGVLKINVTVTDGIDDSDLFEFSVNLSNDVPQIIGQQELSIDKNTSLKILPQYVFVDDDDDEFPTNHSLKIGVGENYSISGQTVTPALDYIGELEVPVVVSDPNSTSLAYNLIIMVNAISGIQDSLSQFIDVYPVPVNDYLNIRFKNQISGQIMLSIVDLVGQTLTEDNLENVQPNSEYALATSHIRPGVYLLLVSTSSGDSFSTRIVKD
- a CDS encoding S9 family peptidase; translated protein: MRPFVTIFLFLLFCCLSVANIHAQPFSFESIKSYPFPADLTAAATGSKIAWTFNEQGQRNIYVAEGPDFKARKLTQYNDDSGQEISSLAVSADGQWVVYVRGGDHGSNWDDDAPVNTSFLPEPPKVQVWSIPFAGGEPKMLADGDLPSVSPNSKTVAYVKAGQILSVPIDGSAKGEAMFTARGRNGSITWSPDGARMAFVSNRGDHSFVGVFTNNETPITWLAPSFNFDRSPDWSPDGTRIVFVRTPGAGGAPDSILARKHRPWAIWSADVSTAQAKKLWEAPKTLAGSTPNTHGGVNLHWAAKGKIVFMSYKDGWPHMYSMPENGGEPMLLTPGNFMAEHVNLSSDRTTLLFSGNTGPDPLDLDRRHAVQVSVDKADMKVLTPGTGLEWTPVMTGDGKSIAMINATAQRPPLPVVLPANGGKVKLLAEDRIPSDFPSKNLVTPTQAIFTSEDGFTIHGQLFTPTNRSAKGPAIIYVHGGPPRQMLLGWHYSDYYTNAYATNQYLASLGFTVLAVNYRLGIGYGYEFHNPADAGTWGASEYKDIKAAGLWLGKQPGVDASKIGIYGGSYGGYLTAMALGRNSDIFAAGVDIHGVHERTTGRIGDILYPDQYEKAPDAEKAARVAWESSPASTVGGWTSPVLIIHGDDDRNVRFSQSTDLVQRLLEKGVEMETIVIVDDTHHWMKHGNSLKAGKATADFFVRKLMK